From the Glutamicibacter halophytocola genome, the window GCGCCTTCGTTAGAGAACACATCAAACCGAATATTGCCCAGTGGTACAACGACGCGGTCTTCCCGCTGGAGATCGTCCCGGAAATGGCCAAGCTGGGCCTGTTGGGCATGCACCTGAACGGTTATGGCTGTGCTGGCCGCTCCGCGGTGGAATACGGCATCGCCGGAGCAGAATTGGAAGCCGGCGACTCGGGACTGCGCACCTTTGTTTCCGTGCAGGGCTCCCTGGCGATGAGCGCCATCCACAAGCACGGTTCCGAAGAGCAGAAACAGGAATGGCTGCCGAAAATGGCCGCCGGCCAGGCCATCGGATGCTTCGGGCTGACCGAGCCAACGGCCGGATCCGACCCGTCAAGCATGAAAACCTTCGCCCGCCGCGACGGTGATGACTGGCTGATCAACGGGTCCAAGCGCTGGATCGGCCTGGCCAATGTGGCACAGGTAGCAGTCATCTGGGCGCAAACCGAAGAGGGGATCCGCGGTTTTGTAGTACCGGCTAACACCCCGGGATTCACCGCAACCCCGATCGAGCAGAAGCTGTCCATGCGTGCTTCCATCCAGTGCGACATCGAGATGGTTGATGTGCGCTTGCCGGGTACGGCCGTACTGCCAAACGCCAGGGGATTGAAGGGGCCATTTTCCTGCCTGAACGAAGCACGCTACGGAATTCTCTGGGGCTCCATGGGCGCAGCCCGCGATGCATTTGAAGACGCCTTGGCCTACGCGCAGCAACGTCTTCAGTTCGACAAGCCGCTGGCCGGCTACCAGATGACACAGCAGAAGCTGGTGGACATGGCTCTGGAGATCAACAAGGGTTTCCTGCTGGCCCTGCACATCGGCCGGCTCAAAGATGCAGGAAATCTGGATCTGCACATGATCTCGGCGGGCAAGCTGAACAACTGCCGCGAGGCCATCAAGATCTGCCGCGAGGCGCGGACTATCCTTGGCGGCAACGGCATCACCCTGGACTACTCGCCACTGCGCCACGCCAACAACTTGGAGTCAGTGCGCACCTATGAAGGCACTGATGAAGTCCACACCCTGATCTTGGGCCATAAGCTCACCGGCGTCCCCGCCTTCCGCTAAACCGCGCAACGCAAAAGAATCCAGAGGAACATGATGATGGACTTGGCTTCCACCCCGGTGGCCCTGCACCAGTACCTTAACGGCACGTGGGCCGAGGGCCAGGGACGCGAAATCGATTCGAGAGCTGCCGCTGATAACTCGCAGGTACTTGCCCGGGGCCGCGCAGCCAGTGAAGAGCAAGTCGATGCAGCTTTCGCCGCCGCCCACCAGGCGAAGAAAAGCTGGGCGGCCACCCCGATGGCTGCACGCGCAGCCTACCTGATCGCGGCCGCAAGCTACCTCAAGGAGCACGCTGAGCAGTTCGGAGAGGAACTGGCCGGCGAAGAAGGCAAAACTCGGGCCGAAGGAATTGGCGAAGTACTGCGAGCAGCCCAAATTTTCACCTATTACGCAGGCGAAGCGGAACGCGCTGCCGGGACGGTATTCCGGTCTCCTCGCGCCGGAGAGCAGATCCTGGTGACCAGCAAGCCGCTGGGCGTGGTGGGCATTATTACGCCGTTCAACTTTCCCATCGGCATTCCAGCGTGGAAAATCGCGCCGGCACTTGTCTTCGGAAATACCGTCGTTTTCAAGCCAGCCAGCCTGGTTCCGATTCTGGCGCTGCGCCTTGTCCAGGCCTTGGAATATGCCGGACTGCCCGCAGGAGTGCTCAACCTCGTCATTGGCCCAGGGGCGCTGGGAGACCGATTCATTGCCAATGAGCACCTCAACGGCCTGTCCTTCACCGGATCAACCGCGGTAGGCCGCCGGCTCTGTGCCGCCGGCGCTGCGCGCGGTGTTCCGGTCCAGGCCGAGATGGGAGGCAAGAACGCCGCGGTGGTGCTGGCCGATGCCGACCTGGATCTAGCCAGCGAACAAGTGCTTTTCGGAGCCTTCCGCTCTACCGGGCAGAAGTGCACTGCAACCAGTCGGCTCATCCTGGACGACGGGATTGCCGAGGATTTCCTGGCCAGACTCATCACGCGCCTGGAACAGTGGACTACCGGCAACCCGCTGGATCCCAAAGTCCACATGGGACCACTAGTTGATGCCAAAGCAGCGGCCTCGGCGCGCGAAGGAATTGACCGTGCCCTGGGCCAAGGAGCGCTGCTGCGCTTCCAAGGCAAGGCTCCAGAAACGGGAAGCTATCTGGCGCCCACCATCTTGGAGCTGCCAACAGGTGAAGCCGGCCGGGAGAACTGTGCCTGGCGCGAGGAATTTTTTGCCCCGATTCTTGCGGTGTGCACCGTCAGCGGCACAGATCAGGCTTTTGAAGCAGCCGAAGACTCGGAGTTCGGGCTGAGCCTGGCCCTGTTCACCAGCAATCTTTCCGTGGCACTAGCTGCTGAACAAGCACTGGATGTTGGCATATTGCATGTAAATTCGGAGTCAGCAGGCGCGGATCCCCACGTGCCATTTGGAGGTGTCAAGGCATCTGGCTATGGGCCGAAGGAACAAGGAGCAGCGGCCCGCGAGTTCTACACGCACACGACCACCACTTATTTGCGGGGCTGATTGCTCCAGCTCAAGTGCCGAAGAAGGAAAGATCAATGATGATTGAACGTATTTTGGTTATCGGCGCCGGAACCATGGGCCGGCAAATCGCCATGAGCTGCGCCTTGAGCGGCTACGAGACTCTCCTGCAAGACATCTCTGAGCAGGCCTTGACCGCTGCGCGCACAGACCTCGAAGCGTGGGCCGCGTCCAGGGTTTCCAAGGGCAAATTGGAACAGTCGGACGCGGACACGGCCTTGAACCGGCTGGCCCAGAGCACGGATCTGGCAGCTAGCGCCAGTACGGCCGATCTGGTGATCGAAGCAGCCGTGGAGCGGCTGGATATCAAGGAGCAGATCTTCGCCACCTTGGGTGAACATGCCCCAGCCCACGCGATCCTTGCCACCAATTCCTCGACCTTGCCCTCATCGCGCGTGGCCGCGGCCAGTGGGCGCCCCCAGCAGGTATGCAATATGCACTTCTTCAACCCTGCACTGGTGATGAAGTGCGTTGAAGTGGTCCGCAATGAGCAGACCAGCGATGAAACGGTTGAAGCCGTGACGGCCGTGGCCACGCGGCTGGGCAAGCAGCCGGTGCTGGTGAACAAGGAGATCCCGGGATTCATCGCGAACCGCATGATGGGAGCTATCAACGCCGAGGCATTGAACCTGGCCCACGCAGGAATCGCCAGCATCGAAGATATCGACACCACCGCCAAAACAGCACTCGGGCACCCGATGGGCCCCTTCGAGCTGATGGACATGGTTGGCCTGGACGTCATCGATTTCATCGCCCAGGCAACCTTCGCCGAAACGGGCAATGAAGCCGATAAGCCGCATCCGCTCATTACCGAAAAGGTCCAAGCAGGTCTCCTGGGCCGAAAGAGCGGTGAAGGGTTCTACCCTTACTCGTAGCCACTCCGCGGGCCTGGAGGTTGAATCGCGTGCAGGGCTTCGCATGCCAGTCGTTTTCCAGGGTTCGGCGAGAACATGAAAGACTGTGAGCATGAGTCACATTTCGACTGATCAACGAGCTCGCCACGTTGCTTCGCGGGTGGAAGACAAATTCCACAACTGGCGTGCCAAGCGGGCACAAGCCAAGGGGCAAGGGGCGGTCATCCTGCCTTACACCGGCTACGGTTCGACCGGACCCGAAGGGGGCTGGATTCGCGTACTAGCGCGAGTCGTGCTCGCCGGCCCCGGAGCCTTCGAATTCGGCCAGCATCAGGCGCAGGTGATCGCCGACGGGATCAGGGGTTTTCGAAATTTCATTTCACCGATCCTTCCATTTGGCAAGGTCAGCATCGTCGTAGGAGAGCAGCGCTTCGAGGTGCAAGCGGACCGCGGCGGCGTCATAGATGCAAAGCTGGCCGTTGACCTGCCGGCGGGCTGGAACGAGATACACCTTCAAGCCCACGACGGCGACGAGGCGACAGCCCGAGTCATGGTCATTGACCAGGCTCAGAAGTTCGGCGTGATCAGCGACGTGGACGATACCGTGGTGGTCACGGCACTGCCGCGACCCTTGCTGGCGGCATGGAACTCATTTGTGCTCTCAGAGCACGCACGCGTTGCAACTCCGGGCATGGCTGTCATGTTGCAGCAAGCGCGGCAAGAGCACCCCGGTGGACCGATGGTC encodes:
- a CDS encoding acyl-CoA dehydrogenase family protein: MDTTEHILDPADLMNFDSLLGSEELALRDTVRAFVREHIKPNIAQWYNDAVFPLEIVPEMAKLGLLGMHLNGYGCAGRSAVEYGIAGAELEAGDSGLRTFVSVQGSLAMSAIHKHGSEEQKQEWLPKMAAGQAIGCFGLTEPTAGSDPSSMKTFARRDGDDWLINGSKRWIGLANVAQVAVIWAQTEEGIRGFVVPANTPGFTATPIEQKLSMRASIQCDIEMVDVRLPGTAVLPNARGLKGPFSCLNEARYGILWGSMGAARDAFEDALAYAQQRLQFDKPLAGYQMTQQKLVDMALEINKGFLLALHIGRLKDAGNLDLHMISAGKLNNCREAIKICREARTILGGNGITLDYSPLRHANNLESVRTYEGTDEVHTLILGHKLTGVPAFR
- a CDS encoding aldehyde dehydrogenase family protein; its protein translation is MMMDLASTPVALHQYLNGTWAEGQGREIDSRAAADNSQVLARGRAASEEQVDAAFAAAHQAKKSWAATPMAARAAYLIAAASYLKEHAEQFGEELAGEEGKTRAEGIGEVLRAAQIFTYYAGEAERAAGTVFRSPRAGEQILVTSKPLGVVGIITPFNFPIGIPAWKIAPALVFGNTVVFKPASLVPILALRLVQALEYAGLPAGVLNLVIGPGALGDRFIANEHLNGLSFTGSTAVGRRLCAAGAARGVPVQAEMGGKNAAVVLADADLDLASEQVLFGAFRSTGQKCTATSRLILDDGIAEDFLARLITRLEQWTTGNPLDPKVHMGPLVDAKAAASAREGIDRALGQGALLRFQGKAPETGSYLAPTILELPTGEAGRENCAWREEFFAPILAVCTVSGTDQAFEAAEDSEFGLSLALFTSNLSVALAAEQALDVGILHVNSESAGADPHVPFGGVKASGYGPKEQGAAAREFYTHTTTTYLRG
- a CDS encoding 3-hydroxyacyl-CoA dehydrogenase family protein, which translates into the protein MMIERILVIGAGTMGRQIAMSCALSGYETLLQDISEQALTAARTDLEAWAASRVSKGKLEQSDADTALNRLAQSTDLAASASTADLVIEAAVERLDIKEQIFATLGEHAPAHAILATNSSTLPSSRVAAASGRPQQVCNMHFFNPALVMKCVEVVRNEQTSDETVEAVTAVATRLGKQPVLVNKEIPGFIANRMMGAINAEALNLAHAGIASIEDIDTTAKTALGHPMGPFELMDMVGLDVIDFIAQATFAETGNEADKPHPLITEKVQAGLLGRKSGEGFYPYS
- a CDS encoding App1 family protein; its protein translation is MSHISTDQRARHVASRVEDKFHNWRAKRAQAKGQGAVILPYTGYGSTGPEGGWIRVLARVVLAGPGAFEFGQHQAQVIADGIRGFRNFISPILPFGKVSIVVGEQRFEVQADRGGVIDAKLAVDLPAGWNEIHLQAHDGDEATARVMVIDQAQKFGVISDVDDTVVVTALPRPLLAAWNSFVLSEHARVATPGMAVMLQQARQEHPGGPMVYLSTGAWNVAQTLQRFISRNLYPEGPLLLTDWGPTDRSWFRSGMQHKVDQLRRLAQEFPHISWILVGDDGQHDPAIYAEFARRYPELVRAIVIRQLTPSEAVLAGGRSNELRRTTPGVRWVYEPDGARILDQLVKLGLVDADAKNL